The region TTCATAATTACTAATCACAAACTCTAAATATCTACTTGGAACCTTTATTAATTCTGTAGGTTTTAACAATCTTTCATCTGCATTAATCATTTTGAACAATTTTCCTGATGTATAAACCCTTCGTTCATTAAATAATTTCTTTCTGTGATCTTCAGTAATCAAACCTAGTTCATGCAACCTAATAACTGCGGTGCTATAACTAACATTAAATTCTATTTGTATTCTAACAATATCTAAACCTTCTATTTGTCTATATGGCTTTTTTAGTTCATATTTTATGAACTCCTCGACTAAAATTTCCGGCATTAAAAAACAAGCAGCAAAATAGTTTGCACGTTTTTCTATTAAATTATTTTCTAGCTTATCTATATCTATGTCAATTTTTAAATCCTGAATATTTCCATTAAAATCATATATAATGTGCCCCAATTCATGTGCTATTGTATAAATCTCTCTAGATAAAATTTCAGATGTGTTTGATACGATAATTTTTTTCCCTCTATAAACAGTTGCAAAACCACATAAAACATCCTTCCCAAATGGATATCTAATCAAATCAATATCCATTCGTTCTATTAAGTTAAAAATATCCTTAATACCATAAGATTCTATTTTATATTCTTGTCTAAGTTTTAATGCCTTCTTGGCTATATCAGATTTACTAATCATTATATACAATCACCCTTCTTCATCTGATAATATAACTTTTCATGAGCAGAAAATACCTTTAAAATTTCCTCAATCTTTTCAACAGCTTTAACAGCTTTAGTTTTATCAGACTTTTCACGAAATAAACTAACTAAATCTTTTTTTTCTTCCGTTACTTTTGTTATCTCGCTAGTAGGAATATTAAAATACTCAGCAATCTTTTTTATTACTACATAAGATATTGAAGTTTGCCCATTTTCTAATCTTGAATAACGCTGTCTTGATGTCCCTAATACTTTTGCCATTTCCTCTTGAGTTATATTTCGCTCTGTACGTAACTCTTTTATTCGGTTAGCTAAAATGTAACTTATACTCATATTATAACCCCCTCACCTTAGTTATGATTTTATAACATATTTATAGAATTATCAATATTATTTGTAATGTTTTTGTTACTTATACTATAATATATAAAATTAATATTAAATTGTTACCAATAATAATTATTAAATAATTAAATAATGCAAAAAAATAACTGAAGGTATAATTCCTTCAGTTAATAAGCTTATTTTACTCTATACTAATATTCTCATCTATAAACTTTTCTACTTCTTCTGCTGTTGGTAGGTTTAATACGTGCTGTGCTAACTTTTTCATCTTTTTTTGTTCTATGTTTGTTATTATCCATCTTGCTCTTAGTATTGATATAGGACTCATGCTAAATTCGTCTAGTCCCATTCCTATTAGTATTGGTATTAGTTTTGGGTCTCCTGCTGCTTCTCCACACATTCCTATCCATATTCCTTCTTTATGTCCGTTGTCTATTACTTGTTTTATTAATCTTAATAGTGCTGGGTGATATTGACTATATAGATATGATATTTTTCTGTTTCCTCTGTCTACTGCTGTTATGTATTGGATTAAATCGTTTGTCCCTATACTGAAAAAGTCAACTTCTTTTGCTAATATGTCTGACATTATTGCTGCTGATGGTATTTCTATCATCATTCCTACTTCTATCTCTTCATTGAATTTTATGTTTTCTTTTCTTAAATCTTCTTTTACTTCTTCTAGTATTTGTTTTGCTTGTCTTAGTTCTTCTATGCTTGATATCATTGGAAACATTATTTTTATGTTTCCATATATGCTTGCTCTTAATAGTGCTCTAAGCTGGGTTTTGAAGATTTCTGTTCTATCTAAACAAAGCCTTATAGCTCTATATCCTAAAAATGGATTCATTTCTTTTGGTAGTTCTAAATATGGTAGGTCTTTATCTCCTCCTATATCTAATGTCCTTATTACTACTGGTTTTCCTTTTAGCTTTTCTGCTACTTCTTTGTATGCACTAAATTGTTCTTCTTCTGTTGGTAGACTTTTTCTGTCCATGTATAGAAATTCTGTTCTATATAGTCCTACTCCTTCTGCATCATTTCTAATTACTCCTTCTACATCTTTTGGTGTTCCTATGTTTGCTACTAGTTCTAC is a window of Caloranaerobacter ferrireducens DNA encoding:
- a CDS encoding ImmA/IrrE family metallo-endopeptidase; this translates as MISKSDIAKKALKLRQEYKIESYGIKDIFNLIERMDIDLIRYPFGKDVLCGFATVYRGKKIIVSNTSEILSREIYTIAHELGHIIYDFNGNIQDLKIDIDIDKLENNLIEKRANYFAACFLMPEILVEEFIKYELKKPYRQIEGLDIVRIQIEFNVSYSTAVIRLHELGLITEDHRKKLFNERRVYTSGKLFKMINADERLLKPTELIKVPSRYLEFVISNYEKDYIPYSSFKKALELIGLDSEEFKKEVAAQEDEIDIDELFEEFE
- a CDS encoding helix-turn-helix domain-containing protein — protein: MSISYILANRIKELRTERNITQEEMAKVLGTSRQRYSRLENGQTSISYVVIKKIAEYFNIPTSEITKVTEEKKDLVSLFREKSDKTKAVKAVEKIEEILKVFSAHEKLYYQMKKGDCI
- the ptsP gene encoding phosphoenolpyruvate--protein phosphotransferase translates to MKGIAASPGIAIGKVLIKKDFQIKIEKKNIDNIEDEIKRLNKAIKVSKQQIDSLYQHTLENIGQEEAKIFEAHIMILDDPEYFGQVEEKIKTEKINAEHALKQVTDKFLEIFQNMDNEYMKERAADIKDVSNRVIRELLGIETIDLSKLDEAVIIVAKDLTPSDTAQMDKEKVLGFITEIGGKTAHSAIMARTLELPAVVGVEGITKKVKNKDIVILDGEEGIVIINPDKETLKEYKDKKEEYQKYKNKLKQLKGRESITKDGFKVELVANIGTPKDVEGVIRNDAEGVGLYRTEFLYMDRKSLPTEEEQFSAYKEVAEKLKGKPVVIRTLDIGGDKDLPYLELPKEMNPFLGYRAIRLCLDRTEIFKTQLRALLRASIYGNIKIMFPMISSIEELRQAKQILEEVKEDLRKENIKFNEEIEVGMMIEIPSAAIMSDILAKEVDFFSIGTNDLIQYITAVDRGNRKISYLYSQYHPALLRLIKQVIDNGHKEGIWIGMCGEAAGDPKLIPILIGMGLDEFSMSPISILRARWIITNIEQKKMKKLAQHVLNLPTAEEVEKFIDENISIE